In Nocardioides sp. JQ2195, a genomic segment contains:
- a CDS encoding DUF3180 domain-containing protein — protein sequence MIDRPPEEPHVAPTPFGALAGCVAAGLVGGWALRPLTQAYADSSPVVTWIPVLALAFVAVVLGAVAWATRRTIARRLYLDPHRAVNRLVLAKACALVGALVAGGYAGYALAWLGMSAELAEQRSIRGGLAALAGLAMCGAALLLERACRVRDDDSAT from the coding sequence ATGATCGATCGACCGCCCGAGGAACCGCACGTCGCACCCACGCCCTTCGGGGCTCTGGCGGGCTGCGTCGCGGCGGGACTGGTCGGTGGCTGGGCGCTGCGTCCGCTCACCCAGGCGTACGCCGACTCGTCGCCGGTGGTCACCTGGATCCCGGTCCTGGCGCTGGCCTTCGTGGCCGTGGTTCTGGGCGCCGTCGCGTGGGCGACTCGGCGCACGATCGCCCGTCGTCTCTACCTCGACCCCCACCGGGCCGTGAACCGCCTGGTCTTGGCCAAGGCATGCGCCTTGGTCGGCGCACTGGTGGCCGGCGGCTACGCCGGTTACGCGTTGGCGTGGCTGGGCATGAGCGCCGAGCTGGCGGAGCAGCGCAGCATCCGGGGTGGGCTCGCGGCGTTGGCGGGGTTGGCCATGTGTGGTGCAGCACTCCTGCTCGAACGCGCGTGTCGGGTCAGGGATGACGACTCCGCGACCTAG
- a CDS encoding glycosyltransferase 61 family protein — MRRVRRRPDDRGPGSDVSLLDLVTSLAPRRGARIAVLSHDGASDLAADLGARLRKATVIGLSTSVDAWERHERFVHDGPYDVVVDHTLEHRRRFAQLQDLLFLVRAGGAMVVRDGKASIDGSQQSPFGKQLDRVMMGHRGESKQPGRRRDPRWDPIRLGQAIEALDTRGDHLVFTRSATPALAKLNEPAMNLHLSREVGRDRLVSQIPPEKFRSRCNLTFNAAKRPAGQPEVYDVPAMSLRVYHDVVAAPGQIVTKGGLVFPDTYRHNSRGRLRNRYVLDLAPRFADLKFDATTLETLPGTYFYLDSEFRGHFGHLLTEQVSRLWAWPQVKAAHPEARALVASNPKRPHVVEYEYLFYEAAGIAREDIVLIDEPVTVERLHCATPMLSNPQYVHPALGGIWRGVGDALVEGASEREWPTRVFLSRHQDAKRPCNNQSEVEELFREQGFEILLPETFSMPDQVRMFRSADVIAGFAGSGLFNIALVDSPKHVISVGSERYYAANEYQMASILGHRMDQVTCVADDPDDFHSPFTFDHEREGRWLAEVFSSLP; from the coding sequence TTGCGGCGTGTACGTCGGCGCCCCGACGATCGAGGGCCCGGCTCCGACGTCAGCCTGCTCGATCTCGTCACCAGCCTTGCCCCTCGCCGCGGAGCCAGGATCGCGGTGCTGTCCCACGACGGAGCCAGCGACCTGGCCGCTGACCTCGGCGCGCGGCTGCGCAAGGCCACCGTCATCGGCCTCTCGACGTCGGTGGATGCGTGGGAGCGCCACGAAAGGTTCGTCCACGACGGGCCCTACGACGTTGTGGTGGACCACACGCTGGAGCACCGGCGCCGGTTCGCCCAGCTGCAGGACCTGCTGTTCCTGGTCCGCGCGGGTGGCGCCATGGTGGTCCGTGACGGCAAGGCCTCGATCGACGGGTCGCAGCAGTCGCCCTTCGGAAAGCAGCTCGACCGGGTGATGATGGGTCATCGCGGGGAGAGCAAGCAACCGGGAAGGCGTCGCGACCCGCGCTGGGACCCGATCCGGCTCGGCCAGGCCATTGAAGCCCTCGACACCAGGGGTGACCACCTGGTGTTCACCCGAAGCGCCACCCCGGCCCTGGCCAAGCTCAACGAGCCCGCGATGAACCTCCACCTGTCACGTGAGGTGGGGCGGGACAGGTTGGTCTCCCAGATCCCGCCCGAGAAGTTCCGTTCCCGCTGCAACCTCACCTTCAACGCCGCCAAGCGTCCCGCAGGTCAACCCGAGGTCTACGACGTCCCGGCTATGTCGCTGCGGGTCTACCACGACGTGGTGGCCGCGCCCGGCCAGATCGTGACCAAGGGCGGGTTGGTGTTCCCGGACACCTACCGACACAACTCACGGGGCAGGCTGCGCAATCGCTACGTCCTCGACCTGGCCCCCCGCTTCGCCGACCTGAAGTTCGATGCGACCACGCTGGAGACCCTGCCGGGCACCTACTTCTACCTGGACAGCGAGTTCCGCGGGCACTTCGGGCACCTGCTCACCGAACAGGTCTCCAGGCTGTGGGCCTGGCCCCAGGTGAAGGCCGCGCACCCGGAGGCCAGGGCGCTGGTGGCGTCCAACCCCAAGCGCCCCCACGTCGTCGAGTACGAGTACCTCTTCTACGAGGCTGCCGGGATCGCGCGCGAGGACATCGTCCTCATCGACGAGCCGGTCACCGTCGAGCGGCTCCACTGCGCCACTCCCATGCTCTCCAACCCGCAGTACGTCCACCCCGCCCTGGGTGGGATCTGGCGCGGCGTCGGGGACGCCTTGGTCGAAGGTGCCTCGGAGCGGGAGTGGCCGACGCGGGTCTTCCTCTCCAGGCACCAGGACGCCAAGCGGCCCTGCAACAACCAGTCCGAGGTGGAGGAGCTCTTCCGTGAGCAGGGTTTCGAGATCCTGCTTCCCGAGACCTTCTCGATGCCCGACCAGGTCCGGATGTTCCGCAGCGCCGACGTGATCGCCGGGTTCGCCGGAAGCGGCCTCTTCAACATCGCTCTCGTGGACAGCCCGAAGCACGTGATCTCGGTCGGGTCCGAGCGCTACTACGCCGCGAACGAGTACCAGATGGCCTCCATCCTGGGGCACCGGATGGACCAGGTCACCTGTGTCGCGGATGATCCCGACGACTTCCACTCGCCCTTCACCTTCGACCACGAGCGTGAGGGACGCTGGCTGGCCGAGGTCTTCTCCTCCCTTCCCTGA
- a CDS encoding glycosyltransferase 61 family protein gives MNLQELTRSGLGRAGARVAVISADGESGVGAWLSRQHPDVELLELPHSTPGWERHARLVARAPFDVVVDVSPKAATRFGRLRDLLFLVRPGGRLVLRDVARRPGSGNAVARDEFHDILDQVAALLAGDQSEPGEDAPLVEHDRFHLAEAAESLEFVGDHAVLVRGSAPALAKMNEPALNTLLELNPAGPDHLVRLIPGERVRSRAVVNHSAEERPPKYATEYDAPDVSLRAYHDVVAAPGQVLANDRLVLPDTFRHNVRPRLRNSYLDELAPRFANLPFETGSLPVLEGTYFHLDNEIRGHFGHTMTEVVSRLWAWPEVKQAHPDAKVLMFLNRGRQMGGWEYALLAAGGIAREDVVFLDAPVRVERVFSPSPMFSNPEYAHPAILQTWQRVGDALAAQAEERELPARFFCSRKIRKRGCTNTDEVEELFRRQGFEILFPETMSLPEQVQLFRQADVVAGFAGSGLFQLEFTPTPKRVITIGHARYNAANEYLMASLLGHELNQVVSVPERDHFQSRFRFDNDREGRWLAEVFASLS, from the coding sequence ATGAACCTCCAGGAACTCACCCGGTCCGGCCTCGGTCGTGCTGGAGCGCGGGTGGCCGTCATCTCTGCCGACGGTGAGAGTGGCGTCGGAGCGTGGCTGTCCCGGCAGCACCCCGATGTCGAGCTGCTGGAGCTGCCTCACTCCACACCTGGCTGGGAGCGGCACGCACGCCTGGTCGCGCGCGCCCCGTTCGACGTCGTGGTCGACGTGAGCCCCAAGGCGGCGACTCGGTTCGGCAGGTTGCGAGACCTGCTGTTCCTGGTCAGGCCGGGCGGGCGTCTGGTGCTGCGTGACGTGGCCCGACGCCCGGGCAGCGGCAACGCCGTCGCCCGCGACGAGTTCCACGACATTCTTGACCAGGTCGCGGCCCTCCTGGCCGGAGACCAGTCCGAGCCGGGAGAAGACGCCCCGCTCGTCGAGCACGACCGGTTCCACCTGGCCGAGGCTGCCGAGTCGTTGGAGTTCGTCGGGGACCATGCGGTTCTGGTCAGGGGGTCGGCTCCCGCGCTGGCGAAGATGAACGAGCCGGCGTTGAACACCCTGCTCGAGCTGAACCCCGCCGGGCCCGATCATCTGGTGCGACTCATTCCCGGCGAACGGGTCCGCTCCCGCGCTGTCGTGAACCACAGTGCGGAAGAACGTCCGCCCAAGTATGCGACGGAGTACGACGCCCCCGACGTCTCCTTGCGTGCCTATCACGACGTGGTGGCCGCGCCGGGCCAGGTGCTGGCCAACGACCGGCTCGTGCTGCCCGACACCTTTCGTCACAATGTTCGCCCCCGGCTGCGGAACTCCTACCTCGACGAGCTGGCTCCGCGCTTCGCCAATCTTCCCTTCGAGACCGGCAGCCTCCCTGTGCTTGAGGGAACCTACTTCCATCTCGACAACGAGATCCGCGGGCACTTCGGGCACACCATGACCGAAGTGGTCTCCCGGCTGTGGGCCTGGCCGGAGGTCAAGCAGGCCCACCCTGACGCCAAGGTCCTGATGTTCCTCAACCGAGGCCGGCAGATGGGCGGCTGGGAGTATGCGCTGCTGGCGGCCGGTGGGATTGCGCGTGAGGACGTGGTGTTCCTCGACGCCCCGGTCCGGGTCGAGCGGGTGTTCTCGCCGTCCCCGATGTTCTCCAACCCCGAATACGCCCACCCGGCGATCCTCCAGACCTGGCAGCGGGTGGGAGACGCGTTGGCGGCCCAGGCCGAGGAGCGTGAGTTGCCGGCACGGTTCTTCTGCTCGCGGAAGATCCGCAAGCGTGGGTGCACCAACACCGACGAGGTCGAGGAGCTCTTCCGCCGACAGGGTTTCGAGATCCTGTTCCCCGAGACCATGTCCCTGCCCGAGCAGGTCCAGCTCTTCCGTCAGGCGGACGTGGTGGCCGGCTTCGCGGGCAGCGGGCTGTTCCAGCTGGAGTTCACCCCGACTCCCAAGCGGGTGATCACGATCGGGCACGCCCGCTACAACGCAGCCAACGAGTACCTCATGGCCTCGTTGCTCGGTCACGAGCTCAACCAGGTCGTCTCGGTGCCCGAGCGGGACCACTTCCAGTCGAGGTTCAGGTTCGACAACGATCGTGAGGGGCGTTGGTTGGCAGAGGTCTTCGCCTCGCTCTCCTGA
- the folB gene encoding dihydroneopterin aldolase — protein sequence MAHDELTVTGIECFGHHGVFDFERREGQVFVIDLTLGLDTTPAASTDDLHETVHYGNLVDSVKAAVESDPVDLIETLAQRIADVCLLDDRVEWSRVTVHKPDAPIDATFSDVALTITRKRTLQP from the coding sequence ATGGCACACGACGAGCTCACCGTCACCGGAATCGAGTGCTTCGGGCACCATGGGGTGTTCGATTTCGAGCGGCGTGAGGGACAGGTCTTCGTGATCGATCTCACCCTCGGCCTCGACACCACCCCTGCGGCAAGCACGGATGACTTGCATGAGACCGTTCATTACGGAAACCTCGTGGATTCGGTGAAAGCCGCCGTGGAGTCCGATCCGGTCGACCTGATCGAAACCCTTGCCCAACGCATCGCGGATGTCTGTCTCTTGGACGATCGTGTTGAATGGTCCCGGGTGACGGTGCACAAGCCGGACGCCCCCATTGACGCAACATTCTCGGATGTTGCGCTGACGATTACCCGGAAGAGGACGTTGCAGCCGTGA
- the folK gene encoding 2-amino-4-hydroxy-6-hydroxymethyldihydropteridine diphosphokinase, which translates to MTETPNPNLIDADTLTGEMHPIRRAVLALGSNLGERLASLQGAVNSLADTPDVWVTAVSGVYETEPVGAPAGSDNFLNAVVLLDTTLPASTLLDRALAIEDAFDRERPSEKNAPRTLDVDLIVVGDRRSSDDFLHLPHPRARERAFVLKPWHDLEPDAVLPDAGPVAELLGDVDQGGVKLRDDLTLELDLA; encoded by the coding sequence GTGACTGAGACCCCCAACCCGAACCTGATCGACGCCGACACGCTGACTGGTGAGATGCACCCGATCCGGCGGGCGGTGCTGGCTCTGGGCTCCAATCTCGGGGAGCGGTTGGCCAGCCTCCAGGGTGCTGTGAACTCGCTGGCGGACACTCCTGACGTGTGGGTGACGGCGGTCTCCGGGGTCTACGAGACCGAGCCTGTGGGGGCTCCTGCGGGCTCCGACAACTTCCTCAACGCCGTCGTGCTCCTCGACACCACCCTCCCGGCCTCGACCCTCCTCGACCGTGCACTGGCCATCGAGGACGCCTTCGACCGGGAGCGTCCGTCGGAGAAGAACGCGCCGCGCACCCTCGACGTCGACCTGATCGTGGTCGGCGACCGACGCTCCAGCGACGACTTCCTGCACCTCCCGCACCCACGTGCGCGCGAGCGTGCCTTCGTGCTCAAGCCGTGGCACGACCTCGAGCCCGACGCCGTGCTGCCCGACGCCGGCCCCGTGGCCGAGCTGCTGGGCGACGTCGACCAGGGCGGGGTCAAGCTGCGTGACGACCTGACCCTCGAACTCGACCTGGCGTGA